The following coding sequences are from one Paramormyrops kingsleyae isolate MSU_618 chromosome 21, PKINGS_0.4, whole genome shotgun sequence window:
- the znf648 gene encoding uncharacterized protein znf648 → MAGNTLPQHSQENVNREDQFPLEMEEENGNRGLGDEVFGGTNRDHPVFSGNSTSGSDTVKEPSMRKLSEKPSQASLTSEHSFTDQTSTVVVLEPTKTTAKGRQAGLDGTDVPTATVMIRRLAVDQDTADRPHKCRQCSRAFKKASNLRSHEETHSGLKLHVCELCGKAYSHHGTLQQHRRLHTGERPYRCPFCSRTYVWSSDFCKHVRTHTGEKPYACSECGKAFLRPSDLRKHERNMHANDRPLPCPQCGKTFNKPLSLLRHQRSHLGERPFRCPDCGKDFAVASRMVEHQKVHIGLRPYACDICSKAFTRASNLAEHRTLHSGLRPHKCPQCGVAFALPSRLARHQLVHTAR, encoded by the coding sequence ATGGCTGGCAACACTCTGCCACAGCATTCTCAGGAAAATGTAAACCGTGAAGACCAGTTTCCACTGGAAATGGAGGAAGAAAATGGGAACAGGGGGCTGGGAGATGAAGTCTTTGGTGGCACCAACAGGGATCACCCCGTATTTTCAGGGAACTCAACAAGTGGGTCAGACACCGTGAAGGAACCATCCATGAGGAAACTTTCAGAAAAGCCCAGCCAGGCATCTCTGACAAGCGAACATAGTTTCACAGACCAGACATCTACAGTGGTTGTGCTTGAGCCGACAAAGACCACTGCGAAAGGCAGACAGGCCGGTCTGGATGGCACAGATGTTCCCACAGCGACTGTGATGATCAGGAGGCTTGCAGTGGACCAGGACACGGCAGACCGGCCTCACAAGTGCCGGCAATGCAGCCGGGCATTTAAGAAGGCCAGCAACCTGCGGAGCCATGAGGAGACACACAGCGGCCTCAAGCTGCACGTGTGTGAGCTCTGCGGCAAGGCCTACTCCCACCACGGGACGCTGCAGCAGCACCGGCGGCTGCACACTGGCGAACGACCCTACCGCTGCCCCTTCTGCAGCCGCACCTACGTGTGGTCTTCCGACTTCTGCAAGCACGTGCGAACGCACACCGGTGAGAAGCCCTATGCCTGCAGCGAGTGCGGCAAGGCCTTCCTGCGCCCGTCCGACCTGCGCAAGCACGAGCGCAACATGCACGCCAACGATCGGCCGCTGCCCTGCCCACAGTGTGGCAAGACCTTCAACAAGCCACTGTCGCTGCTGCGGCACCAGCGCAGCCACCTGGGCGAAAGGCCTTTCCGCTGCCCCGACTGTGGAAAGGACTTCGCAGTTGCGAGTCGCATGGTGGAGCACCAGAaggtgcacatcgggctgcggCCATATGCCTGCGACATCTGCTCCAAGGCCTTCACGAGGGCCTCCAACCTGGCCGAACATCGCACGCTGCACTCTGGCCTGCGGCCGCACAAATGCCCCCAGTGCGGCGTGGCCTTTGCCCTGCCCTCGCGACTTGCCCGCCACCAGCTCGTGCACACTGCCCGCTAA
- the LOC111846472 gene encoding growth arrest and DNA damage-inducible protein GADD45 alpha, producing the protein MCNMTFEEFSGDHSAERMDSVASALEEVLSSAAPQGCVTVGVYEAAKWLNVNPDNVVLCVLATDEDDVESVALQIHFTLIQAFCCENDINILRVNNMRRLADILGDFGPGGEPADLHCVLVTNPHPATWKDPALSKVNRFCRESRGLDQWVPIINLPER; encoded by the exons ATGTGCAATATGACTTTTGAAGAGTTTAGTGGAGATCACTCTGCAGAAAG GATGGACTCTGTGGCCAGTGCTCTGGAGGAGGTGCTCAGCTCTGCGGCGCCGCAGGGATGCGTTACGGTGGGGGTGTACGAAGCAGCGAAGTGGCTCAACGT GAACCCGGACAACGTGGTGTTGTGCGTCCTGGCCACGGACGAGGACGACGTGGAGAGCGTGGCTCTGCAGATCCACTTCACGCTCATCCAGGCATTCTGCTGCGAGAACGACATCAACATCCTGCGGGTGAACAACATGCGGCGCCTGGCGGACATCCTGGGAGACTTCGGCCCCGGGGGCGAGCCGGCCGACCTGCACTGCGTCTTAGTCACC AATCCTCACCCTGCTACTTGGAAAGATCCGGCTCTAAGCAAGGTAAACCGGTTCTGCAGGGAGAGCCGCGGTTTGGATCAGTGGGTGCCCATCATCAATCTCCCTGAGCGATGA
- the gng12a gene encoding guanine nucleotide-binding protein G(I)/G(S)/G(O) subunit gamma-12a, translating to MSSKGPSSNNIAHARRAVQQLRIEANIERIKVSKASADLMRYCGEHAKYDPLLMGIPASENPFKDKKPCTIL from the exons ATGTCGTCCAAAGGGCCCAGCTCCAACAACATTGCCCACGCACGGAGGGCCGTTCAGCAGCTGAGGATAGAGGCCAACATCGAACGGATCAAG GTGTCCAAAGCCTCCGCGGACCTGATGCGCTACTGTGGGGAGCACGCCAAGTACGACCCGCTGCTCATGGGAATACCTGCTTCAGAAAACCCCTTTAAGGACAAAAAACCCTGCACTATACTGTAA